A portion of the Candidatus Pristimantibacillus lignocellulolyticus genome contains these proteins:
- a CDS encoding DUF4190 domain-containing protein yields the protein MSDQSNQKDFPYGNPIGNNDLTDSQSQQSDQQTNQPTANSNGTDGYNSYDQSNGQHSTYVNNGHNQQPPYNNQYQQPVQQNFQPYQQPQQQSYQQSPPNYNNQQPYNGQDQYYGQAQNGNNPNNPLQQQTVIYRSNKTNTKSIIGLIFGILAIIAPYIGFFFGIAGIILNAMALKEIARKQEDGKGLAISGLITSIVGTLLYGIIFIFLIGLFVFVESTNNMYY from the coding sequence ATGAGTGATCAGTCGAATCAAAAAGATTTCCCTTACGGAAATCCAATAGGTAACAACGATCTAACAGATTCTCAGAGCCAACAATCAGATCAACAAACTAACCAACCTACTGCTAATAGCAATGGTACTGATGGCTATAACAGCTATGACCAATCTAATGGTCAACATTCAACATATGTAAATAACGGACATAATCAACAACCGCCTTATAACAACCAATATCAACAGCCTGTCCAACAGAACTTTCAACCATATCAACAACCACAACAGCAAAGCTATCAACAATCTCCACCTAACTATAATAATCAGCAGCCGTACAATGGGCAAGATCAATATTATGGGCAAGCACAGAACGGTAACAACCCGAACAACCCTCTCCAACAACAAACTGTAATATATCGTAGTAACAAAACAAATACAAAATCTATTATAGGTTTAATTTTTGGTATCCTTGCGATTATTGCGCCATATATCGGTTTCTTCTTCGGTATTGCGGGAATTATATTGAACGCTATGGCGTTAAAAGAAATTGCTCGTAAGCAGGAAGATGGAAAAGGATTAGCAATAAGTGGTCTAATTACTAGTATCGTTGGTACACTTCTATATGGTATTATCTTTATCTTTCTTATAGGTTTATTTGTATTTGTGGAATCAACTAATAATATGTATTACTAA
- a CDS encoding exodeoxyribonuclease III — translation MKCVSWNVNGLRSCVTKGFLDVFHDQKADFFCLQEIKLQEGQIELDLGDSYYQYWNYAIKKGYSGTAIFTKHQPLSVWYGLEDDCEDEGRIITLEYDTYYVLTVYTPNAKRDLARLPYRLEWEQRFKDYVTKLAANKAVIICGDLNVAHLDHDVKNAKSNIGNSGFTFEERACMSNLLQAGFTDSFRHLHPFVEDKFSWWSFMPKVRERNIGWRIDYFLVSEQLSDHIIEATIEDQVLGSDHCPVTLTVDVVQ, via the coding sequence CTGAAGTGTGTATCTTGGAATGTAAATGGTTTACGTTCCTGTGTTACAAAAGGATTTCTAGATGTTTTTCACGATCAAAAGGCAGATTTTTTCTGCTTACAAGAAATTAAGTTGCAAGAAGGTCAGATCGAGCTTGACCTCGGTGACTCTTATTATCAGTATTGGAATTATGCTATTAAAAAGGGTTACTCAGGTACAGCGATCTTTACGAAGCATCAACCGCTTTCCGTCTGGTATGGCTTAGAGGATGATTGTGAAGATGAAGGTAGAATAATAACGCTTGAGTATGATACTTATTATGTTCTGACCGTCTATACTCCTAACGCTAAGCGCGACCTTGCACGTTTACCTTATCGATTAGAGTGGGAACAACGTTTCAAAGATTACGTTACTAAGTTAGCAGCTAATAAAGCTGTTATCATTTGCGGCGATCTGAATGTTGCACATCTAGATCATGATGTGAAAAACGCGAAGTCTAATATAGGCAATTCAGGATTCACTTTTGAAGAACGAGCTTGTATGAGTAATTTACTTCAAGCAGGCTTCACCGATAGTTTCCGGCATCTTCATCCTTTCGTCGAAGATAAATTCTCATGGTGGTCCTTTATGCCAAAAGTTCGTGAACGTAATATCGGTTGGAGAATCGACTATTTCCTTGTCTCTGAGCAGCTTAGTGATCATATTATCGAAGCGACGATTGAGGATCAGGTACTAGGCAGTGATCATTGCCCAGTAACACTTACTGTAGATGTAGTTCAATAA
- a CDS encoding ABC transporter ATP-binding protein/permease has translation MSKSERASHTGNRHGGGRPPGGPGGGPPGMMMPGAKAKNFKGTFKRLIQYLKPYQIRLFIVFLTAILSTIFSIVSPRVLGEATDIILDGWLSKEKGIAGAGIDFKGIAFILAILALLYVISAVFGFIQQFLMAKVAQKVVYQLREDVNHKLGRLPLKFFDSRSNGDILSRVVNDVDNVANTLQQSLTQMITSVVTIIGIIIMMLTISPLLTLILILTLPLSFVVIAVVAKKSQRHFKNQQNELGDLNGHVEEMYTGHTIVKAFGREKESIQRFEEMNDKLYESSWRAQFMSGIMMPLMGFIGNIGYVLICVVGGIQVTNQVITVGNIQAFIQYARQFTMPITQTANIANIIQSTIASAERVFELLDEVEEEKDINPNLKIANPQGNVSFQHVKFGYKDDAVLMEDLNLDVKSGQTIAIVGPTGAGKTTLVNLLMRFYNIQGGAITIDGKSIDQLERSYVRSLFGMVLQDTWLFNGTIRDNIAYGRDGASEEEIIAAAKAAHADHFIRTLPDGYNTILNEEASNISSGQKQLLTIARAILADPSMLILDEATSSVDTRTELHIQQAMNNLMEGRTSFVIAHRLSTIKDADLILVMNQGSVIEQGSHDQLLASGGFYSELYASQFANGGSAEVEDVHL, from the coding sequence ATGAGTAAGAGTGAAAGAGCATCTCACACAGGTAATAGGCATGGCGGAGGTAGACCTCCGGGCGGGCCAGGTGGTGGTCCTCCAGGTATGATGATGCCAGGAGCTAAGGCGAAAAATTTCAAAGGTACATTTAAACGATTAATTCAATACTTGAAGCCGTATCAAATAAGATTGTTTATTGTATTTCTGACAGCAATATTAAGTACTATCTTTTCAATTGTAAGTCCAAGAGTATTAGGTGAGGCTACTGATATTATTTTAGATGGTTGGTTAAGCAAGGAAAAAGGTATTGCAGGTGCGGGCATTGATTTTAAAGGGATCGCGTTTATACTAGCAATATTAGCGCTTCTTTACGTCATTAGTGCGGTATTTGGATTTATTCAACAGTTTCTGATGGCTAAAGTAGCACAAAAAGTTGTATACCAGCTTAGAGAAGATGTGAATCACAAACTGGGTAGATTACCACTTAAGTTTTTTGATTCTCGTTCCAATGGTGATATTCTAAGTCGTGTCGTCAATGATGTAGATAATGTAGCAAATACATTACAACAGAGTTTAACGCAAATGATCACCTCTGTAGTAACGATTATTGGTATCATCATTATGATGTTAACGATTAGTCCTTTGTTGACGCTTATTCTCATTCTTACTTTACCGTTAAGTTTTGTTGTGATAGCAGTTGTTGCTAAGAAATCACAGCGACATTTCAAAAATCAACAGAATGAATTAGGCGATCTTAATGGTCATGTGGAAGAAATGTACACAGGACATACGATCGTAAAGGCATTTGGACGTGAGAAGGAATCAATTCAACGATTTGAAGAGATGAACGACAAGCTTTATGAATCCAGCTGGCGTGCACAATTTATGTCTGGTATTATGATGCCTTTGATGGGCTTTATCGGTAATATTGGCTATGTACTCATCTGCGTCGTCGGCGGGATTCAAGTGACAAATCAAGTCATTACAGTGGGTAATATTCAAGCATTTATTCAATATGCTAGACAATTTACTATGCCTATTACACAAACAGCTAATATTGCGAACATAATTCAATCGACAATCGCATCAGCAGAGCGTGTATTTGAATTGTTAGATGAGGTAGAAGAAGAAAAGGATATAAATCCTAACTTGAAAATAGCTAATCCACAAGGTAATGTATCATTCCAACACGTGAAGTTTGGTTATAAAGATGATGCTGTTCTTATGGAAGATTTGAATTTAGATGTGAAAAGTGGTCAGACGATTGCGATTGTTGGTCCAACAGGTGCAGGGAAAACAACGCTTGTTAATCTGTTGATGCGCTTCTACAATATTCAAGGTGGAGCAATTACAATTGATGGTAAGTCTATTGATCAATTGGAACGTTCATATGTTCGTTCATTGTTCGGTATGGTTCTACAAGATACATGGTTATTCAATGGTACAATTCGAGATAATATCGCTTATGGTCGAGATGGTGCTTCAGAAGAAGAGATTATTGCAGCGGCGAAGGCAGCTCATGCAGATCACTTTATTCGTACACTACCAGATGGCTACAATACGATTCTGAATGAAGAAGCATCGAATATTTCTTCAGGTCAGAAGCAATTACTAACGATAGCGCGTGCTATTCTCGCAGATCCATCGATGCTTATTCTAGATGAAGCAACAAGTAGTGTAGATACACGTACAGAGCTTCATATTCAGCAAGCGATGAACAATTTGATGGAAGGTAGAACAAGTTTCGTTATCGCCCATCGTCTATCGACAATTAAAGATGCGGATCTTATACTAGTTATGAATCAAGGTTCGGTAATTGAGCAAGGTTCTCATGATCAATTACTGGCAAGTGGTGGATTCTACTCTGAGTTGTATGCGAGTCAGTTTGCCAATGGAGGTTCAGCCGAAGTAGAAGATGTTCACTTGTGA